In one candidate division WOR-3 bacterium genomic region, the following are encoded:
- a CDS encoding phosphoglycerate kinase, with amino-acid sequence MKLEFLTLDDVDFSGKKVLLRGDFNVPLDKKTGAISDDTRIIESLETVKKLLGSRCAVIACSHLGRPKGKTVAEFSLKPVAARFSELLGEQVGFVSECVGKIVIEEVEKLSPGKMIVLENLRFHEEEEKNDPGFSEKLADLADVYVNDAFGTAHRAHSSTQGTAVLFREKSYAVAGCLMKREVEYLTRAMKYFERPVVAIIGGAKITGKIELIENFANFADTILIGGGMVYTFLKSKGRGIGKSILDENAIETAKEIVKKIGKEAQVNFVLPVDSVIVDEIKEGVSTEICDNNEIPDNKIGVDIGPLTGKIFSRAIESAKTIIWNGPMGIFEIGEFSAGTNEIAVAVAKATQNGALSVIGGGDTASAVKSFGMESKYSHISTGGGASLEFMAGLPMPALEALTRRKQ; translated from the coding sequence ATGAAACTTGAATTTCTCACTTTGGATGACGTCGATTTTTCCGGAAAAAAGGTTTTGTTGAGAGGGGACTTCAACGTCCCCTTAGACAAAAAAACAGGCGCAATAAGCGACGACACTAGAATCATCGAATCTCTCGAAACTGTGAAAAAACTTCTCGGATCGCGATGCGCTGTCATCGCTTGCAGTCATCTGGGCAGGCCTAAGGGAAAAACTGTCGCGGAGTTCTCCTTGAAGCCTGTAGCCGCGAGATTTTCGGAATTGCTGGGAGAACAAGTCGGTTTTGTCTCAGAATGCGTTGGAAAGATAGTTATTGAAGAGGTGGAGAAACTCTCTCCCGGAAAAATGATAGTGCTTGAAAATCTGAGATTTCACGAAGAAGAGGAGAAAAACGACCCGGGATTTTCAGAGAAACTTGCCGATTTGGCAGATGTTTACGTTAACGACGCTTTTGGAACTGCCCACCGGGCGCATTCCTCTACACAGGGAACGGCCGTTTTGTTCAGGGAAAAAAGCTACGCCGTAGCAGGTTGCCTGATGAAACGCGAGGTCGAATATCTCACCAGAGCCATGAAATACTTTGAAAGACCTGTCGTGGCAATTATCGGTGGGGCGAAAATTACGGGTAAAATAGAACTGATTGAGAATTTTGCCAATTTCGCCGACACTATTCTAATAGGCGGCGGAATGGTCTACACTTTTTTGAAATCAAAAGGCCGCGGGATAGGTAAATCCATATTGGATGAAAACGCAATTGAAACCGCAAAAGAAATAGTGAAAAAAATAGGAAAAGAGGCTCAGGTAAATTTTGTATTGCCTGTGGACAGCGTTATAGTTGATGAGATAAAAGAAGGTGTTTCTACCGAGATATGCGACAACAACGAAATACCTGATAATAAAATAGGAGTGGACATAGGTCCTTTAACCGGAAAAATATTCTCCCGAGCCATAGAAAGCGCGAAAACAATTATTTGGAACGGGCCAATGGGCATATTTGAAATCGGTGAATTTTCAGCCGGAACCAATGAAATTGCCGTAGCCGTAGCTAAAGCCACACAAAACGGAGCCCTTTCGGTAATCGGAGGCGGAGACACAGCATCGGCAGTTAAAAGTTTCGGTATGGAAAGCAAGTATTCACATATTTCCACAGGAGGAGGAGCTTCTCTGGAATTTATGGCGGGACTTCCTATGCCAGCGCTCGAAGCGCTGACGAGAAGAAAACAGTGA
- the gap gene encoding type I glyceraldehyde-3-phosphate dehydrogenase: MPVKVAVNGFGRIGRLVLRKGIFQDGIDFVAINDITDPKTLAHLLKYDSVHKIFQGKIEAFDNEIKVNGKSVKVLSEKDPSKLPWKDLGIDIVIESTGIFTSRDKAAMHLDAGAKKVIISAPAKGEVDATIVMGVNHLGYDNSKHHVISNASCTTNCLAPVAKVLHDNFGIESGLMTTIHSYTNDQKILDLPHKDLRRARSAALSMIPTSTGAAKALGLVIPDLEGKLNGIAIRVPTPDASLVDLVVRLKKTVKKEDVNDALIKAAEGAMKPYLQVSDEPLVSCDYIGNEASSTVDLLSTMVLGDLVKVLSWYDNELGYSNTVIHLIKMISGKM, from the coding sequence ATGCCAGTAAAAGTTGCTGTCAATGGTTTTGGAAGGATAGGCAGGCTGGTCCTGAGAAAAGGGATTTTTCAGGACGGAATTGATTTTGTCGCCATAAACGACATAACGGACCCGAAAACATTGGCTCATCTTCTTAAATACGACAGCGTTCACAAAATTTTTCAGGGAAAAATTGAAGCTTTTGACAACGAAATAAAAGTTAACGGAAAATCCGTGAAAGTTCTGTCTGAAAAAGATCCTTCGAAACTGCCTTGGAAAGATCTCGGTATAGATATTGTGATAGAATCGACCGGAATCTTCACTTCGAGAGACAAAGCGGCCATGCATCTGGATGCCGGTGCGAAGAAAGTTATAATTTCAGCTCCTGCCAAGGGAGAGGTTGACGCGACAATTGTTATGGGAGTCAATCATCTGGGTTACGACAATTCAAAACATCACGTGATATCAAACGCCTCGTGTACGACAAATTGCCTCGCTCCGGTCGCAAAAGTCCTTCACGATAATTTCGGTATAGAGAGCGGATTGATGACAACTATCCATTCCTATACCAACGATCAGAAAATACTCGATCTTCCTCATAAAGATCTGAGAAGGGCGAGAAGCGCTGCATTGTCAATGATCCCGACATCAACCGGAGCCGCAAAGGCGTTAGGACTTGTAATACCGGATCTCGAAGGAAAATTAAACGGAATAGCTATCCGTGTGCCTACTCCGGACGCTTCTCTCGTCGATCTTGTCGTGCGCCTGAAAAAAACTGTGAAAAAGGAAGATGTAAACGATGCTCTGATAAAAGCCGCGGAAGGCGCCATGAAACCTTATCTCCAGGTGTCCGATGAACCCCTGGTTTCTTGCGATTACATAGGGAACGAAGCATCGAGCACAGTGGATCTGCTTTCTACAATGGTTTTGGGGGATTTGGTAAAAGTTCTGTCCTGGTACGACAACGAATTGGGTTACTCGAACACAGTCATCCATCTGATAAAAATGATATCCGGTAAAATGTAA
- a CDS encoding YtxH domain-containing protein, with amino-acid sequence MSRDSNCFGEIMIGFLAGAFVGAGVALLFAPYSGSETRGRIKGMATDLSTKGVDLYGDAKDKFENFKEDVAKIVDEKIAKLHVKHQKSAE; translated from the coding sequence ATGTCAAGGGATTCAAATTGCTTCGGAGAGATTATGATCGGTTTTCTGGCCGGAGCTTTCGTGGGAGCCGGTGTCGCATTGTTGTTCGCACCATACAGCGGATCGGAGACAAGAGGAAGGATAAAAGGAATGGCGACTGATCTGTCTACTAAAGGAGTGGATTTATACGGCGATGCCAAGGATAAATTTGAGAATTTTAAAGAGGATGTTGCGAAAATAGTGGATGAAAAAATAGCCAAGCTTCATGTAAAACATCAGAAATCAGCTGAATAA
- a CDS encoding acylphosphatase, with amino-acid sequence MKKIIVSGTVQGVGFRYFVSRYCRRMNYCGWVRNLSDGSVEITVDLKGTDTGEFIEIVKRNSPGEVEEVLVTDTPDENCRSFEIRF; translated from the coding sequence GTGAAAAAAATTATTGTCTCCGGCACCGTGCAGGGAGTGGGTTTCCGCTACTTTGTATCCAGGTATTGCAGGCGCATGAATTACTGCGGCTGGGTCAGAAATCTGTCCGACGGTTCTGTTGAGATAACAGTTGATTTAAAAGGCACAGATACGGGAGAATTTATAGAGATCGTCAAAAGAAATTCTCCGGGAGAAGTTGAAGAAGTGTTGGTCACCGATACTCCCGACGAAAACTGCCGCTCATTTGAGATCCGTTTCTGA
- the rpoN gene encoding RNA polymerase factor sigma-54 yields the protein MTSRRKKSISATTSECEMPGKSRNFPPSGLNTSLSAKLLVRPELKLTLHQKLFIELLPLTNLDLIQEVTAKAEQNPLCEIEESPTENDGDDTKDEDELEKEETEEKTEASIENYEKNSDIDLEEVFNDCVKTQWDRNQDEFSPFSYLSSPRSLKDNLKLQYHVNCDDESLYTAGELIIDSIGENGYLTINLADLSIIAGESLEKLKKALSFVKKLDPPGIGASCLEESLAIQLERSGEAGTLAFRIVSEGGLDFLKNSDYKSIARLFKTGLQEVIEASKRIKKLNPRPASGRWQTNVQHITPDFILKEERGELVLSALWSNVEIPFVRLTISRSQHADVVRKMTEEILAKKRKESDLVDFERKYNEALFLSRLPKYIKDRENSIEKVARAIVSRQFDFLKGTGPLKPLSEKEIAEETGLHPSTISRIVQNKYIETGDGIFALKHFFTGPVKTDSQTNSSSAEVRGIIKTLVESEKPSSPFTDDKLAEILKSRGFKIARRTVAKYRAVLNILPSSMRKKIEFSES from the coding sequence ATGACGAGCAGGCGAAAAAAGTCTATCTCGGCGACAACTTCCGAATGTGAAATGCCGGGAAAAAGCCGAAACTTTCCCCCTTCGGGGCTAAATACTTCTCTTTCAGCAAAATTATTGGTCAGACCCGAGTTAAAACTTACTCTGCATCAAAAGCTTTTCATAGAGCTTCTCCCTCTTACAAACCTTGACTTGATACAGGAAGTGACGGCTAAAGCAGAACAAAACCCATTGTGTGAAATCGAAGAAAGCCCTACTGAAAACGATGGAGACGATACAAAAGACGAAGATGAATTAGAAAAAGAAGAAACGGAGGAAAAAACCGAAGCCTCCATAGAAAATTACGAGAAAAACAGCGATATAGATTTGGAGGAAGTTTTCAACGATTGTGTAAAAACACAATGGGACAGAAACCAGGACGAATTTTCACCGTTTTCTTATCTGTCCAGTCCGAGAAGTCTTAAAGATAATCTAAAACTTCAGTATCATGTAAATTGCGACGATGAGTCGCTTTACACTGCCGGTGAACTTATAATAGATTCTATTGGAGAAAACGGTTATTTGACAATCAATCTTGCCGACCTTTCTATAATCGCCGGAGAGTCACTTGAGAAACTGAAAAAGGCGTTGTCCTTCGTAAAAAAGCTTGATCCGCCGGGAATTGGCGCTTCCTGTCTGGAAGAAAGCCTGGCGATACAACTTGAAAGATCAGGGGAAGCAGGCACTCTCGCTTTCAGAATTGTCAGCGAGGGAGGGCTCGATTTTCTGAAAAACAGCGACTATAAATCAATAGCGAGGCTTTTTAAAACGGGGTTGCAAGAAGTCATCGAAGCCTCGAAAAGGATAAAAAAACTCAACCCGAGACCGGCTTCAGGAAGATGGCAAACAAATGTCCAGCACATAACACCGGATTTTATTCTCAAAGAAGAGCGGGGAGAACTTGTTCTGTCGGCGCTTTGGAGCAACGTTGAAATTCCGTTCGTCAGGTTGACTATATCGAGATCCCAGCACGCAGATGTTGTCAGAAAGATGACGGAAGAAATACTGGCGAAAAAGAGAAAAGAAAGCGATCTCGTAGATTTCGAGAGAAAATACAACGAAGCCCTTTTTTTGAGCAGATTGCCTAAATACATCAAAGACAGAGAAAACTCCATAGAAAAAGTTGCCAGAGCGATAGTCAGCCGCCAGTTTGATTTTCTTAAGGGTACAGGTCCTTTAAAACCTCTCTCTGAAAAGGAAATCGCCGAAGAAACCGGACTTCACCCCTCGACTATTTCAAGAATAGTCCAGAATAAATATATAGAGACTGGTGACGGAATTTTTGCATTAAAACATTTTTTTACCGGTCCTGTCAAAACGGATTCTCAGACAAATTCATCATCCGCTGAAGTTCGGGGAATCATCAAGACATTAGTTGAATCTGAAAAACCCTCCTCGCCTTTCACGGATGACAAATTGGCCGAGATATTGAAATCCCGCGGTTTCAAAATCGCAAGAAGGACAGTTGCAAAATACAGAGCCGTATTGAACATACTGCCTTCGAGCATGAGGAAAAAAATCGAATTTTCGGAGAGTTGA
- the lptB gene encoding LPS export ABC transporter ATP-binding protein, translated as MDPKKLFTTSLEKKYGNRKVVNSVSLEVSTGEIVGLLGPNGAGKTTTFYMMVGIIKPLSGDIFLDEEKITRTPMYQRARKGISYLPQEASIFRGLSVRDNIVSVMQLRGIGKKETEDRLTGIMEELDIKHIEKSRGDSLSGGERRRVEIARALVIQPKFLLLDEPFTGIDPIVRADIQRIILKLRDKGIGVLITDHNVRETLEITDRAYIMYEGRILLSGDAQTLINDEQAKKVYLGDNFRM; from the coding sequence ATGGACCCTAAAAAGCTTTTTACAACAAGTCTTGAAAAAAAATACGGAAACAGAAAAGTTGTCAACAGCGTTTCTCTGGAAGTTTCGACCGGTGAAATTGTAGGTCTTCTCGGACCCAACGGAGCAGGCAAAACGACCACTTTTTACATGATGGTAGGCATAATCAAGCCTTTGTCAGGGGACATATTCCTCGACGAAGAAAAAATAACAAGAACGCCAATGTATCAAAGAGCTCGCAAAGGAATATCATATCTTCCTCAGGAAGCATCTATTTTCAGAGGACTTTCCGTGAGAGACAATATTGTTTCTGTAATGCAGTTGAGAGGCATTGGCAAAAAAGAAACAGAAGACAGGCTTACCGGCATAATGGAGGAACTCGACATAAAACATATTGAAAAGAGCAGAGGGGATTCCCTCTCAGGCGGTGAGAGGAGGAGGGTGGAAATTGCCAGAGCTTTAGTGATTCAGCCGAAATTTCTTCTCCTCGATGAACCTTTTACGGGAATAGATCCTATAGTCAGAGCGGACATCCAAAGAATTATCCTTAAACTGAGAGATAAGGGGATAGGAGTTCTTATAACTGATCACAATGTCAGAGAGACACTGGAGATCACGGACAGAGCATATATTATGTATGAAGGCAGGATACTGCTCTCTGGAGACGCTCAAACTCTGATTAATGACGAGCAGGCGAAAAAAGTCTATCTCGGCGACAACTTCCGAATGTGA
- the lptC gene encoding LPS export ABC transporter periplasmic protein LptC: MSSSDRFKHIQRTALVFFCILHAVLSCSRENISEAKSRTGVNGIVQGMTVVSTENGKTSWILEADSLISGILDTNDVYGIELSFFDENGFRSSLIIADSGKQVVTTQDMFASGDLLIDIFENGFRKWRISADSVWQRNRQRRIDIFCLDLQMSDSTGKDIAVISADSGSYFLFSKDLRARGNLVIRLASGGSLSTESLYYNEERKTFTTDGRIVYVERNNILEGVGFESDQEMKNIRVFNAVSGKIKTDDI, translated from the coding sequence TTGTCGTCAAGTGACCGTTTTAAGCATATTCAGAGAACAGCGCTGGTTTTCTTTTGTATCCTTCATGCCGTTCTTTCATGTTCGAGAGAAAATATATCGGAAGCCAAGAGCAGAACGGGTGTTAACGGTATCGTACAGGGTATGACAGTGGTTTCAACGGAAAACGGCAAAACTTCGTGGATTCTTGAGGCTGACAGTTTGATTTCGGGCATCCTTGACACGAATGATGTATACGGAATAGAACTCAGTTTTTTTGACGAAAACGGGTTCCGAAGTTCTCTGATTATCGCTGATTCAGGAAAGCAGGTTGTCACAACCCAGGACATGTTCGCGTCGGGCGACCTTCTGATTGACATCTTCGAAAACGGATTCAGAAAATGGCGGATTTCAGCCGACAGTGTCTGGCAGAGGAACAGGCAGAGAAGAATAGACATATTCTGTCTCGATCTTCAGATGTCTGATTCAACCGGAAAAGATATTGCCGTGATTTCAGCGGATTCGGGTTCGTATTTTTTATTCAGCAAAGACCTCAGAGCAAGAGGCAATCTTGTTATTAGGCTTGCATCAGGAGGCTCATTGTCAACCGAAAGTCTTTATTACAACGAAGAACGGAAAACATTTACGACGGACGGCAGAATAGTATATGTTGAAAGAAACAACATACTCGAAGGGGTTGGTTTTGAAAGCGATCAGGAAATGAAAAATATTAGAGTTTTCAACGCAGTGTCGGGTAAAATTAAAACAGATGATATTTAA
- a CDS encoding leucine--tRNA ligase, whose protein sequence is MSEYPFADVEKKIQEKWKTEKIFKTSENPQNKYYVLEMFAYPSGDLHVGHLRNYVIVDLLARYYAQRGYDVLHPVGWDAFGLPAEEAAIKNKIHPRKWTVANIEKSRNTLKSIGLGYDWDTEIMTCDPDYYKWTQWIFLKLLEKDMAYQDTSLVNWCPKCQTVLANEQVEGGQCWRCHSEVTKRELKQWFFRITDFAQTLLDDLETIKDGWPEPVVTAQKNWIGRSEGAEIDFCVSGTDVKLSVFTTRPDTLWGVTYTAIAPEHKNLSKIVSESDRREEVEEYVKKSVLRTEIERLSTAEEKTGVYSGVDLINPVTEERIPLYVCDYVLASYGTGIVMGVPAHDTRDFAFAKKHELNIKKVINPSVNNPEVATDDEAFNNGEVFTGGETCFTGYGILENSGEFSGMKSEEAIPLIINSLEKKKTGRKKVNYKLHDWLVSRQRYWGAPIPVIHCPSCGVVPVPEKDLPVILPDNIEDYTPKGKSVLAAVDSYVNVPCPKCGIPAKRDPDTLDTFVDSSWYQLRYPDSGNDSEIINPVKAQSWLPIDKYIGGIEHATGHLIYFRFITKFLHRIGYLPCAEPALRLFNHGMVCGADGSVMSKSKGNGVEAGEFVGNFGADVCRVTTLFLAPPGRDAVWSEQGVAGAKRFLDRIWRLGEKYTVEVYDEKTSENDENKLRKTMNLTIKKVTEDIENWGFNTAIASMMELVNELVPFEDCRSRIFREAFRNLLLLLAPFAPHIAEELWEKTGADKLVLKSGWPEYDLESIRSESEEIAVQVNGKLRAVLSLSSDITKENALRTAAESPNVRQYLEGKKMVKNIFVPHRMISFVVK, encoded by the coding sequence ATGTCTGAATATCCATTTGCCGATGTTGAAAAAAAGATACAGGAAAAGTGGAAGACCGAAAAAATCTTCAAAACCAGCGAAAATCCTCAAAATAAGTATTATGTTCTCGAAATGTTCGCCTACCCTTCGGGAGACCTTCATGTCGGGCACCTGAGAAATTACGTAATAGTGGATTTGTTGGCCAGATACTACGCGCAAAGAGGTTACGATGTTTTACATCCCGTAGGATGGGATGCCTTCGGTCTGCCCGCAGAGGAAGCGGCAATAAAGAACAAGATACATCCCCGTAAATGGACTGTCGCAAACATAGAAAAGTCCAGAAACACGCTTAAATCCATAGGCCTTGGATATGACTGGGATACTGAAATAATGACGTGCGATCCCGATTATTACAAGTGGACACAGTGGATTTTTCTGAAACTTCTGGAAAAAGATATGGCATACCAGGATACTTCTCTGGTCAACTGGTGCCCCAAATGTCAGACAGTCCTGGCTAACGAGCAGGTCGAGGGGGGTCAATGCTGGCGCTGTCATTCTGAAGTAACAAAAAGGGAATTAAAGCAGTGGTTCTTCAGGATAACAGATTTTGCGCAGACACTGCTCGACGATCTCGAAACGATCAAAGATGGATGGCCGGAGCCGGTTGTGACGGCTCAGAAAAACTGGATAGGAAGGAGCGAAGGGGCAGAGATAGATTTTTGCGTGTCGGGGACAGATGTCAAGCTGTCTGTTTTCACAACAAGACCGGACACTTTATGGGGAGTCACTTACACTGCCATAGCGCCCGAGCACAAAAATCTGTCAAAAATCGTCTCTGAATCTGATCGTAGAGAAGAAGTGGAAGAATACGTGAAGAAATCAGTCCTCAGAACAGAGATCGAAAGGCTTTCGACGGCGGAGGAAAAAACCGGAGTATATTCGGGAGTAGACCTTATAAATCCTGTTACAGAAGAAAGAATTCCGCTTTACGTATGCGATTACGTACTGGCTTCTTACGGTACCGGTATAGTCATGGGTGTTCCCGCTCACGACACCAGGGATTTCGCTTTTGCAAAAAAACACGAATTGAACATAAAGAAAGTTATAAATCCTTCCGTAAACAATCCGGAAGTTGCCACTGACGATGAAGCTTTCAACAACGGTGAAGTATTCACCGGCGGTGAAACTTGTTTCACCGGCTATGGAATTCTGGAGAACAGCGGTGAATTTTCCGGAATGAAATCTGAAGAAGCCATCCCCCTGATAATTAACAGTCTTGAGAAAAAGAAAACCGGAAGAAAAAAAGTGAACTACAAACTTCACGACTGGCTTGTCAGCAGACAGAGGTATTGGGGAGCACCGATACCTGTTATTCATTGCCCTTCGTGCGGAGTTGTACCCGTCCCGGAGAAAGACCTGCCAGTCATCCTGCCAGACAACATAGAGGATTACACGCCGAAAGGCAAATCTGTTCTCGCGGCAGTCGATTCATACGTAAATGTGCCCTGTCCAAAGTGTGGAATACCGGCAAAAAGAGATCCCGACACTCTCGACACTTTTGTCGATTCTTCCTGGTATCAGCTCCGGTATCCGGATTCGGGCAATGATTCGGAAATAATCAATCCCGTTAAAGCGCAATCATGGCTGCCCATAGATAAATACATAGGAGGAATAGAACACGCCACCGGTCATTTGATCTATTTCAGGTTTATAACAAAATTTCTTCACAGAATAGGATATCTGCCATGCGCGGAACCGGCTCTGAGGCTTTTCAATCATGGTATGGTCTGCGGTGCAGACGGTTCTGTAATGTCCAAATCAAAAGGCAATGGCGTTGAAGCAGGTGAATTTGTAGGAAATTTCGGAGCAGACGTCTGCAGGGTCACGACTTTATTTTTGGCTCCTCCTGGCAGAGATGCTGTCTGGAGCGAGCAGGGAGTTGCCGGGGCGAAAAGATTTCTCGACAGGATATGGAGATTGGGAGAAAAATACACAGTCGAAGTTTACGACGAAAAAACTTCTGAAAACGACGAAAATAAACTGAGAAAGACAATGAACCTGACAATAAAAAAAGTCACTGAGGACATCGAAAACTGGGGTTTTAATACTGCCATTGCCAGCATGATGGAGCTTGTCAACGAACTTGTACCGTTCGAAGATTGCCGATCGAGAATTTTCCGCGAGGCATTCAGGAATCTTCTTCTGCTCCTGGCACCTTTCGCACCTCACATAGCTGAGGAGTTGTGGGAAAAAACAGGCGCCGATAAACTTGTTTTAAAATCAGGCTGGCCGGAGTACGACCTTGAGTCAATCCGATCCGAATCTGAAGAGATAGCAGTTCAGGTCAACGGCAAATTGAGGGCTGTCCTAAGTCTGTCGTCAGACATCACAAAAGAAAACGCTCTCAGGACAGCCGCTGAATCGCCTAACGTGAGACAGTATCTCGAAGGCAAGAAGATGGTTAAAAATATTTTTGTACCGCACAGGATGATAAGTTTTGTCGTCAAGTGA
- a CDS encoding phosphoribosylformylglycinamidine synthase subunit PurQ: MIYQNWRKLISRKDSKKIAIIQAPGTNCDRESYFCVSNAGFQPFFVKLNDCIYSKDLLSEMRGLIFPGGFTYGDYLGSGVIFSFIVRTRLENSLAEFAEKKGKILGICNGFQILVRLSLLPFPGETQTVSLEENERGRFECRWIPLLRNDSKVRSFKDIPESFYLPVAHMEGRVTFSDKKAIERVVEGGQAVFFYGKKEPTVNYPENPNGSQMGIAGITDPSGSILGLMPHPERFLDLRQYPFRGETFKEPLGITFMKLFFRTMEE, from the coding sequence ATGATATATCAAAACTGGAGGAAGCTTATTTCTCGAAAAGACTCTAAGAAAATAGCAATCATACAAGCTCCCGGAACGAATTGCGACAGGGAATCTTATTTTTGTGTGTCCAATGCCGGATTCCAACCGTTTTTCGTCAAGCTGAACGATTGTATATATTCCAAAGACCTTCTCTCTGAGATGAGAGGATTGATATTTCCGGGCGGCTTTACTTATGGAGATTATCTTGGTTCCGGAGTCATTTTCTCATTCATTGTCAGAACGAGACTTGAAAACTCACTTGCAGAATTTGCAGAGAAGAAAGGCAAAATCCTCGGCATTTGTAATGGATTTCAGATACTTGTAAGGCTCTCGCTTCTTCCTTTTCCGGGTGAAACTCAAACCGTGTCATTGGAAGAGAACGAAAGAGGGAGATTTGAATGCCGATGGATCCCGCTTCTCAGAAACGATTCCAAAGTAAGGAGTTTCAAAGATATTCCGGAGAGTTTTTATCTTCCAGTCGCTCACATGGAAGGTAGGGTCACTTTTAGCGACAAAAAGGCGATTGAAAGAGTTGTCGAGGGCGGACAGGCGGTTTTCTTTTACGGTAAAAAGGAACCAACTGTCAATTATCCTGAAAATCCGAACGGATCTCAAATGGGAATAGCCGGTATTACTGACCCGAGCGGTTCCATACTCGGACTCATGCCCCATCCGGAAAGATTTCTCGATCTGCGACAGTACCCTTTCAGAGGAGAAACTTTCAAAGAACCCCTGGGTATTACTTTTATGAAACTGTTTTTCAGGACTATGGAGGAGTGA